A region from the Salmo trutta unplaced genomic scaffold, fSalTru1.1, whole genome shotgun sequence genome encodes:
- the LOC115187579 gene encoding neuronal acetylcholine receptor subunit beta-2-like → LVWDPEEYEGIKKVRLPSQHIWLPDIVLYNNADGNYEVSFYSNTVVSNNGEVYWLPPAIYKSACKIEVRDFPFDQQNCTLKFRSWTYDHTEIDLILLSDFASRDDFKPSGEWDIVSLPGRKNEDPSDITYLDITYDFIIKRKPLFYTINLIIPCVLITSLAILVFYLPSDCGEKMTLCISVLLALTVFLLLISKIVPPTSLAVPLIGKYLMFAMVLVTFSIVTSVCVLNVHHRTPSTHTMPRWVKRLFLHRLPSFLFMRRPGSSNIRERFRQKHRQRSYSDLKLRDGAPAGADSFYVNEESAKRYGWKISDLSENTEFRKRMTVKCHADVEEAVDGVRYVAEKMKIEDNDEGVIEDWKYVAMVIDRLFLWIFVFVCITGTLGLFMQPLFQSYNTPTADDLEQN, encoded by the exons TGCGGATGGGAACTATGAGGTGTCCTTCTACTCCAACACGGTGGTCTCCAACAACGGAGAGGTCTACTGGCTGCCCCCCGCCATCTACAAGTCGGCCTGCAAGATCGAGGTCCGCGACTTCCCCTTCGACCAACAGAACTGCACGCTCAAATTCCGGTCCTGGACCTACGACCACACGGAGATCGACCTGATCCTGCTCAGCGACTTCGCCAGCCGCGACGACTTCAAGCCCAGCGGCGAGTGGGACATCGTGTCCCTGCCGGGGCGCAAGAACGAAGACCCCTCTGACATCACCTACCTGGATATCACCTATGACTTCATCATCAAGCGCAAGCCACTGTTCTACACCATCAATCTAATCATCCCCTGTGTGCTGATCACCTCTCTGGCTATCTTAGTGTTCTACCTGCCGTCTGACTGTGGGGAGAAGATGACTCTCTGCATCTCGGTCCTCCTGGCCCTCACTGTGTTCCTGCTGCTGATCTCCAAGATCGTCCCGCCCACGTCCCTAGCTGTCCCTCTCATAGGGAAGTATCTGATGTTTGCCATGGTGCTGGTCACCTTCTCCATcgtcaccagtgtgtgtgtgctcaacgTGCACCACCGCACGCCCTCCACACACACCATGCCCCGCTGGGTCAAACGCCTCTTCCTGCACCGCCTCCCCTCCTTCTTGTTCATGCGTCGGCCAGGCAGCTCCAACATCCGGGAGAGGTTCCGCCAGAAGCACCGGCAGCGTTCCTACTCCGACCTGAAGCTGAGAGACGGGGCCCCGGC CGGGGCTGACTCCTTCTATGTGAATGAGGAGTCGGCCAAGCGGTACGGCTGGAAGATCAGCGACCTGTCGGAGAACACAGAGTTCAGGAAGAGGATGACGGTGAAGTGTCACGCAGATGTGGAGGAGGCAGTGGACGGGGTGCGCTACGTCGCCGAGAAGATGAAGATCGAGGATAACGATGAGggg GTCATCGAGGACTGGAAGTACGTTGCCATGGTGATTGACCGGCTGTTCCTGTGgatatttgtgtttgtgtgcatcaCCGGGACGTTGGGGCTGTTCATGCAGCCCCTCTTTCAGAGCTACAACACACCCACGGCAGATGACCTGGAGCAGAACTGA